A genomic window from Betta splendens chromosome 24, fBetSpl5.4, whole genome shotgun sequence includes:
- the tmem151ba gene encoding transmembrane protein 151B isoform X2: protein MSPASAATASESSTTTVPEEESDSPREERPQKQSLTKSLCQETHWKCLLLTLLMYSCIGVIAWCQVTQVTRLSFDSAYKGKSMMYHDSPCSNGYIYIPLAFLVMLYVVYLVECWHCYTRTELQYKVDVDNVAERVQRMQQATPCIWWKAISYHYVRRTRQVTRYRNGDAYTTTQVYHERVNTHVAEAEFDYGNCGVKDISKDLLGLEGFPMTRLRFTKCFSFANVESENSYLTQRARFFTENEGLDDYMEAREGMHLKNVDFKEYMMAFSDPNHLPWFASNSTFWVAAAFSLSWPLRVLTEYRTACVHYHVEKLFGFDFVPATPSEERPYCRHIPRVNTIDSTELEWHIRSNQQLVPSYSEAVLMDLAQLSGSCNSYRQNCERCHRAISSSSIFSRSALSICNAGSPRIPFSASRFSLGRLYGSRRSCLWRSSGSLNERSCPTESTRCLSEQQGGEENPPAYQDAAYFPVLIVHRNEGCLNHDHRSLHRNGSCVETSL from the exons ATGTCCCCGGCATCGGCTGCAACGGCCAGTGAAAGCAGCACCACCACCGTCCCCGAAGAGGAGTCGGACAGCCCTCGGGAGGAG CGGCCCCAGAAACAGTCCTTGACTAAGTCCCTGTGCCAGGAAACTCACTGGAAATGCCTGCTGTTGACCCTGCTGATGTACAGCTGCATCGGCGTGATCGCGTGGTGCCAAGTGACCCAGGTCACGCGTCTGTCCTTCGACAGCGCTTACAAGGGCAAGTCTATGATGTACCACGACAGCCCTTGCTCCAACGGCTACATCTACATCCCCCTGGCCTTCCTGGTCATGCTCTACGTGGTCTACCTGGTGGAGTGCTGGCACTGCTACACCAGGACCGAGCTGCAGTACAAGGTGGACGTGGACAACGTGGCCGAGCGGGTGCAGCGGATGCAGCAGGCCACGCCCTGCATCTGGTGGAAGGCCATCAGCTACCACTACGTCCGGAGGACGCGGCAGGTGACGCGCTACCGCAACGGGGACGCCTACACCACCACGCAGGTGTATCACGAGCGGGTCAACACCCACGTGGCCGAGGCGGAGTTTGACTACGGGAACTGTGGCGTTAAGGACATTTCAAAGGACCTGCTGGGCCTGGAGGGCTTTCCTATGACCCGGCTGAGGTTCACCAAGTGCTTTAGCTTCGCCAACGTGGAGTCAGAGAACTCCTATCTGACCCAACGGGCCAGATTCTTTACAGAGAACGAGGGGTTGGACGATTACATGGAAGCCCGTGAGGGGATGCACCTGAAGAATGTAGACTTTAAGGAGTACATGATGGCCTTTTCTGACCCGAACCACCTCCCCTGGTTCGCATCCAACTCCACTTTTTGGGTGGCAGCTGCTTTCAGTCTCTCCTGGCCTCTGCGGGTACTGACGGAGTACCGCACCGCTTGTGTACACTACCACGTAGAGAAGCTGTTCGGGTTTGACTTTGTGCCAGCGACACCGTCTGAGGAGCGGCCGTATTGCCGTCACATCCCGAGAGTTAACACCATCGACAGCACAGAGCTGGAGTGGCACATCCGATCCAACCAGCAGCTGGTGCCCAGCTACTCCGAGGCTGTTCTCATGGACCTGGCCCAGCTCTCGGGGAGCTGCAACAGCTACCGGCAGAACTGCGAACGCTGCCACCGCgccatcagcagctcctccatcttctctcgCAGCGCCCTCAGCATCTGCAACGCGGGGAGCCCCCGCATCCCGTTCAGCGCCAGCCGCTTCTCGCTGGGCCGGCTCTACGGCTCCAGACGGAGctgcctgtggaggagcagcgggagcctGAACGAGCGCTCCTGCCCCACAGAGAGCACGCGCTgtctgtcagagcagcagggcGGCGAGGAGAACCCTCCAGCCTATCAGGACGCCGCCTACTTCCCCGTGCTCATCGTGCATCGCAACGAAGGCTGCCTCAACCACGACCATCGCTCGCTGCACAGAAACGGCTCCTGCGTGGAAACGTCGCTATGA
- the tmem151ba gene encoding transmembrane protein 151B isoform X1 produces MSPASAATASESSTTTVPEEESDSPREEQRPQKQSLTKSLCQETHWKCLLLTLLMYSCIGVIAWCQVTQVTRLSFDSAYKGKSMMYHDSPCSNGYIYIPLAFLVMLYVVYLVECWHCYTRTELQYKVDVDNVAERVQRMQQATPCIWWKAISYHYVRRTRQVTRYRNGDAYTTTQVYHERVNTHVAEAEFDYGNCGVKDISKDLLGLEGFPMTRLRFTKCFSFANVESENSYLTQRARFFTENEGLDDYMEAREGMHLKNVDFKEYMMAFSDPNHLPWFASNSTFWVAAAFSLSWPLRVLTEYRTACVHYHVEKLFGFDFVPATPSEERPYCRHIPRVNTIDSTELEWHIRSNQQLVPSYSEAVLMDLAQLSGSCNSYRQNCERCHRAISSSSIFSRSALSICNAGSPRIPFSASRFSLGRLYGSRRSCLWRSSGSLNERSCPTESTRCLSEQQGGEENPPAYQDAAYFPVLIVHRNEGCLNHDHRSLHRNGSCVETSL; encoded by the exons ATGTCCCCGGCATCGGCTGCAACGGCCAGTGAAAGCAGCACCACCACCGTCCCCGAAGAGGAGTCGGACAGCCCTCGGGAGGAG cAGCGGCCCCAGAAACAGTCCTTGACTAAGTCCCTGTGCCAGGAAACTCACTGGAAATGCCTGCTGTTGACCCTGCTGATGTACAGCTGCATCGGCGTGATCGCGTGGTGCCAAGTGACCCAGGTCACGCGTCTGTCCTTCGACAGCGCTTACAAGGGCAAGTCTATGATGTACCACGACAGCCCTTGCTCCAACGGCTACATCTACATCCCCCTGGCCTTCCTGGTCATGCTCTACGTGGTCTACCTGGTGGAGTGCTGGCACTGCTACACCAGGACCGAGCTGCAGTACAAGGTGGACGTGGACAACGTGGCCGAGCGGGTGCAGCGGATGCAGCAGGCCACGCCCTGCATCTGGTGGAAGGCCATCAGCTACCACTACGTCCGGAGGACGCGGCAGGTGACGCGCTACCGCAACGGGGACGCCTACACCACCACGCAGGTGTATCACGAGCGGGTCAACACCCACGTGGCCGAGGCGGAGTTTGACTACGGGAACTGTGGCGTTAAGGACATTTCAAAGGACCTGCTGGGCCTGGAGGGCTTTCCTATGACCCGGCTGAGGTTCACCAAGTGCTTTAGCTTCGCCAACGTGGAGTCAGAGAACTCCTATCTGACCCAACGGGCCAGATTCTTTACAGAGAACGAGGGGTTGGACGATTACATGGAAGCCCGTGAGGGGATGCACCTGAAGAATGTAGACTTTAAGGAGTACATGATGGCCTTTTCTGACCCGAACCACCTCCCCTGGTTCGCATCCAACTCCACTTTTTGGGTGGCAGCTGCTTTCAGTCTCTCCTGGCCTCTGCGGGTACTGACGGAGTACCGCACCGCTTGTGTACACTACCACGTAGAGAAGCTGTTCGGGTTTGACTTTGTGCCAGCGACACCGTCTGAGGAGCGGCCGTATTGCCGTCACATCCCGAGAGTTAACACCATCGACAGCACAGAGCTGGAGTGGCACATCCGATCCAACCAGCAGCTGGTGCCCAGCTACTCCGAGGCTGTTCTCATGGACCTGGCCCAGCTCTCGGGGAGCTGCAACAGCTACCGGCAGAACTGCGAACGCTGCCACCGCgccatcagcagctcctccatcttctctcgCAGCGCCCTCAGCATCTGCAACGCGGGGAGCCCCCGCATCCCGTTCAGCGCCAGCCGCTTCTCGCTGGGCCGGCTCTACGGCTCCAGACGGAGctgcctgtggaggagcagcgggagcctGAACGAGCGCTCCTGCCCCACAGAGAGCACGCGCTgtctgtcagagcagcagggcGGCGAGGAGAACCCTCCAGCCTATCAGGACGCCGCCTACTTCCCCGTGCTCATCGTGCATCGCAACGAAGGCTGCCTCAACCACGACCATCGCTCGCTGCACAGAAACGGCTCCTGCGTGGAAACGTCGCTATGA
- the nfkbie gene encoding NF-kappa-B inhibitor epsilon, which translates to MASDDCSKDALLEDGRADSGIDSYRSLLKSDEPREPREPSSDPREKASAADERLDSAYGSSSITELVEGCTISGSLEKPAKACEQSEREEEDVLTSITEEGDTILHLAIIHEEDVITQHLIQLFPKEVLNIQNNLYQSPLHLATYLNLPSVVKSLVEKGASLELQDQHGNTALHVACQQGQTECATEMTRYASSDELALVLKIQNWRGLTCVHVAALNRQHQILRFLIKTGANLNIQEGTSGKTALHLAVELHDVASVKLLLGNGANVDAAMFNGCTPLHLAVGRQDASIANLLCQSGADTMLRNMEDETAQDLAEGNDDILALFPFDDIQISGRSVVCKFLAES; encoded by the exons ATGGCGAGCGACGACTGCAGCAAAGATGCGCTGCTGGAGGACGGCCGCGCGGACTCGGGCATTGACTCCTACCGCTCCCTCCTCAAGTCGGACGAGCCGCGGGAGCCGCGGGAGCCCAGCTCGGACCCGAGGGAGAAGGCGTCTGCCGCGGACGAGCGCCTGGACTCGGCCTACGGCTCGTCGTCCATCACGGAGCTGGTGGAGGGCTGCACGATCTCCGGCAGCCTGGAGAAGCCAGCGAAAGCCTGCGAGCAGTCcgaacgggaggaggaggacgtccTCACGTCGATCACAGAAGAAGGAGACAC AATCCTGCACCTAGCAATCATCCACGAGGAGGACGTCATCACCCAGCATTTGATACAGCTCTTCCCCAAAGAAGTGCTGAACATCCAGAACAATTTATACCAG AGTCCTCTGCACCTGGCCACGTACCTGAACCTGCCAAGCGTAGTGAAGAGCCTGGTGGAGAAGGGAGCcagcctggagctgcaggaccaACACGGGAACACGGCTCTGCACGTGGCCTGCCAGCAAGGCCAGACGGAGTGTGCCACCGAGATGACCAGATACGCGTCCTCGGACGAGCTGGCTTTGGTTCTCAAAATCCAGAACTGGAGAG GTCTCACCTGTGTTCACGTGGCTGCGCTGAACAGACAACATCAGATTCTGAGGTTCCTGATAAAAACGGGAGCAAACCTGAATATCCAG GAAGGCACCAGTGGCAAAACAGCTCTTCACCTCGCTGTGGAGTTGCACGACGTCGCatctgtgaagctgctgctcggCAACGGCGCCAACGTCGACGCCGCCATGTTCAACGGCTGCACGCCTCTGCACCTCGCCGTGGGCCGGCAGGACGCCTCCATCGCCAACCTCCTCTGCCAGTCTGGCGCCGACACCATGCTACGGAACATGGAGGACGAGACGGCGCAGGATCTGGCAGAAGGCAATGATGAT attCTGGCTCTATTTCCTTTTGATGATATCCAGATCTCTGGGAGGTCAGTGGTTTGCAAGTTTTTAGCTGAATCATAG
- the slc35b2 gene encoding adenosine 3'-phospho 5'-phosphosulfate transporter 1, producing MPFLSWRVWSALVLLLFPSTVAAEGSALLEGWHDVWLFRFFINMLGYSTIIIPGYLLISYFKRSSYLETGSGLCYPVIKSCVFGSETKAGLLDDVSVTARNEGDSGSSVKQATKLIFCAAGLQASYLTWGVLQERVMTRSYGAIAPEHEGEKFKDSQFLVFMNRILALTVSGLWCILFKQPRHGAPMYKYSFASLSNIMSSWCQYEALKYISFPTQVLAKASKVIPVMLMGKIVSRKSYEYWEYFTAVLISVGVSMFLLSSTTNKHPSTVTTFSGIIILIGYIVFDSFTSNWQDNLFKYKMSSVQMMFGVNLFSCLFTVCSLLEQGAFFDSLAFMTRHSEFAFHAVLLSVCSACGQLFIFYTINQFGAAVFTIIMTLRQAIAILLSCFLYGHAVTVIGGFGVAIVFLALFLRVYARSRMKSGRRSAQPPVQKV from the exons ATGCCATTTTTGTCATGGAG GGTTTGGTCTGCACTTGTGTTGCTTCTCTTTCCTTCCACTGTGGCTGCAGAAGGGTCAGCGCTCCTGGAGGGCTGGCACGATGTCTGGCTCTTCCGCTTCTTCATCAACATGCTGGGATactccaccatcatcatcccTGGCTACCTCCTCATTAGCTACTTCAAACGGTCCAGTTACTTAGAAACAG GTAGTGGGCTTTGCTACCCTGTCATAAAGAGCTGTGTGTTTGgcagtgaaaccaaagcaggTTTACTGGATGACGTGTCGGTTACTGCCAGGAACGAGGGAGATTCGGGGTCATCAGTCAAACAGGCTACCAAACTAatcttctgtgctgctggactTCAG GCATCATACCTAACATGGGGAGTCCTGCAGGAGAGGGTGATGACTCGTTCCTATGGAGCCATAGCTCCAGAACACGAGGGGGAGAAATTCAAGGACTCTCAGTTCTTGGTCTTCATGAACCGCATCCTGGCTCTCACTGTGTCGGGCCTCTGGTGCATTCTGTTCAAGCAGCCCCGCCACGGTGCGCCCATGTACAAGTACTCGTTCGCCTCTCTCTCCAACATCATGAGTAGCTGGTGCCAGTATGAGGCCCTCAAATATATCAGCTTCCCTACTCAAGTCTTGGCCAAAGCCTCCAAAGTCATTCCTGTCATGCTCATGGGTAAGATCGTGTCTCGTAAAAGCTACGAATACTGGGAATACTTCACTGCCGTGCTGATCTCCGTGGGGGTCAGCATGTTCCTTCTGTCCAGCACGACCAACAAGCACCCATCCACCGTCACCACCTTCAGCGGGATCATCATTCTCATTGGGTACATCGTCTTTGACAGCTTCACGTCCAACTGGCAGGACAACCTGTTCAAGTACAAGATGTCGTCGGTACAGATGATGTTTGGGGTCAACCTGTTCTCCTGCCTCTTCACTGTTTGCTCCCTGTTGGAGCAGGGTGCCTTCTTCGACTCGCTGGCCTTCATGACGCGCCACTCCGAGTTCGCCTTTCACGccgtgctgctgtctgtgtgctcGGCGTGTGGCCAGCTCTTCATCTTCTACACCATCAACCAGTTTGGAGCTGCCGTCTTCACCATCATCATGACGCTGCGGCAGGCCATCGCCATCCTCCTCTCGTGTTTCCTCTACGGTCACGCCGTTACAGTAATAGGCGGGTTTGGCGTCGCCATAGTTTTCCTGGCACTTTTCTTACGTGTGTACGCACGTAGCCGCATGAAGTCAGGGCGGAGGTCTGCGCAGCCGCCTGTGCAAAAGGTGTAG